From Sporosarcina sp. 6E9, a single genomic window includes:
- a CDS encoding lipoate--protein ligase family protein — protein MSSYESFLRIPEWRFMDESISAKKRSALESFAADDTLCHLVGQQMSIPAVRTWVHDHTVVLGIQDHRLPNISEATSILENAGYQSIVRNSGGLAVVLDEGVLNISMILSEQNTSIDISTGYEIMLEFVKLLFPEAEGRIQAYEIVGSYCPGSYDLSIDGLKFAGISQRRLRQGIAVQVYLCIEGSGAERAELIRELYDVGLNGQDTKFVYPTIKPEVMASLSELLNLQLTVSEVNMRVQMLLRSLSENVTTGGFHDDEIEMYEFYLKRVVERNKKMLIT, from the coding sequence ATGTCATCATACGAATCTTTTTTACGCATCCCCGAATGGCGATTTATGGATGAATCAATCAGCGCAAAGAAACGTTCCGCGCTCGAATCATTCGCCGCGGATGATACGCTTTGCCATCTCGTTGGACAACAGATGAGCATTCCCGCGGTTCGAACTTGGGTTCACGATCATACAGTCGTCCTCGGGATTCAAGATCATCGGCTTCCGAACATTTCGGAAGCCACATCAATATTAGAAAACGCAGGTTATCAATCAATTGTCCGGAATTCCGGTGGTCTTGCGGTCGTCTTGGATGAAGGGGTTTTAAATATTTCAATGATCCTTTCCGAACAAAACACCTCGATTGATATTTCGACAGGTTATGAAATTATGCTTGAATTCGTTAAACTGTTATTTCCAGAAGCGGAAGGTCGAATACAAGCCTATGAAATTGTCGGCTCTTATTGTCCGGGCTCCTATGATCTTAGTATCGATGGACTAAAATTCGCGGGAATTTCACAACGAAGACTTCGACAAGGAATTGCCGTCCAAGTGTATCTATGTATTGAAGGAAGCGGTGCTGAACGCGCGGAGTTAATCCGCGAACTATATGATGTCGGGTTAAACGGTCAAGACACAAAGTTTGTTTACCCAACTATAAAACCAGAAGTGATGGCATCTCTCTCTGAACTCCTTAATCTCCAACTGACAGTTAGTGAGGTCAATATGCGTGTTCAGATGTTACTGCGTTCACTTTCTGAAAATGTTACAACAGGCGGTTTTCATGACGATGAAATTGAAATGTACGAGTTTTATTTAAAACGAGTCGTCGAACGTAATAAAAAAATGCTCATAACGTAA
- a CDS encoding RsfA family transcriptional regulator yields MVKVRQDAWMEDNDVLLAETVLRHVREGSTQLSAFEEVGDALNRTAAACGFRWNAVVRRDYEVELEDAKKERKQAIRMLGKDFKRRGQQLYTPTQGSNEDNRVSVPLSALTLDTVIAYLVRLHHSGAGDSESFRWRQTAKAANDTIKQLEKEINKLKNENETLRSDYEAFVQIMNRARRLVTLDGEDERTAPVFQMEQNGNLVSKEPPIS; encoded by the coding sequence ATGGTGAAAGTTAGGCAGGATGCTTGGATGGAAGATAATGATGTTTTATTGGCAGAGACGGTTCTTCGACACGTTCGTGAAGGCAGTACTCAATTAAGCGCTTTTGAAGAAGTCGGTGATGCTTTAAATCGTACGGCAGCTGCTTGCGGCTTTAGATGGAATGCAGTCGTTCGGCGCGATTATGAAGTAGAACTCGAAGATGCCAAGAAAGAAAGAAAACAAGCGATTCGTATGCTTGGTAAAGATTTTAAGAGACGCGGTCAGCAATTATACACCCCTACGCAAGGTAGTAACGAGGATAATAGGGTATCGGTTCCACTATCAGCCTTAACGCTAGATACGGTCATCGCCTACCTTGTACGTCTTCATCATTCGGGTGCGGGAGATAGCGAATCGTTCCGTTGGCGTCAAACAGCAAAAGCAGCAAATGACACGATCAAACAGCTAGAAAAGGAAATCAACAAGCTTAAAAACGAGAATGAAACGCTTCGCTCCGATTATGAAGCATTCGTTCAAATTATGAACCGCGCACGCAGACTTGTCACGCTTGACGGTGAAGATGAACGTACCGCGCCTGTTTTCCAAATGGAACAAAACGGAAATCTAGTATCAAAAGAACCACCAATCAGCTAG